The Pseudomonas sp. R4-35-07 genome contains a region encoding:
- the proC gene encoding pyrroline-5-carboxylate reductase codes for MKDMRIAFIGAGNMAASLIGGLRAKGLDAAQIRASDPGAETRARVSAEHGIETFADNAEAIQGVDVIVLAVKPQTMKAVCESLRPSLQAHQLVVSIAAGITCASMNTWLGAQPIVRCMPNTPSLLRQGVSGLYATADVSAAQRDQAQQLLSAVGIALWLEQEQQLDAVTAVSGSGPAYFFLLIEAMTAAGVKLGLPADVAEQLAEQTALGAAKMAVTSDVDAAELRRRVTSPGGTTHAAIESFQAGGFEALVEKALGAAAHRSAEMAEQLGK; via the coding sequence ATGAAAGACATGCGTATTGCCTTTATCGGCGCCGGTAACATGGCAGCCAGCCTGATCGGCGGCCTGCGGGCCAAGGGCCTGGACGCTGCGCAGATTCGCGCCAGCGATCCAGGCGCCGAAACCCGCGCCCGCGTCAGCGCCGAACACGGCATTGAAACCTTTGCCGACAACGCCGAAGCCATCCAGGGCGTCGACGTCATTGTGCTGGCGGTCAAGCCCCAGACCATGAAGGCCGTGTGCGAAAGCCTGCGCCCAAGCCTGCAGGCGCATCAGCTGGTGGTGTCCATCGCCGCCGGCATCACCTGCGCCAGCATGAACACCTGGCTCGGTGCCCAACCGATCGTACGTTGCATGCCGAATACGCCGTCCTTGTTGCGCCAGGGCGTGAGCGGCTTGTACGCCACCGCCGACGTCAGCGCCGCACAGCGTGACCAGGCCCAGCAACTGTTATCCGCCGTGGGCATTGCCCTGTGGCTGGAGCAGGAGCAGCAACTGGACGCAGTCACCGCCGTTTCCGGCAGCGGCCCGGCGTACTTCTTCCTGTTGATCGAAGCCATGACCGCCGCCGGCGTGAAACTGGGCCTGCCTGCCGACGTTGCCGAGCAACTGGCCGAGCAAACCGCCCTGGGCGCCGCGAAGATGGCGGTGACCAGCGATGTGGATGCGGCCGAGCTGCGCCGTCGCGTAACCTCTCCGGGCGGCACCACGCACGCCGCTATCGAATCATTCCAGGCCGGTGGCTTTGAAGCCCTGGTGGAAAAAGCACTGGGTGCTGCGGCACATCGTTCCGCCGAAATGGCTGAGCAACTGGGCAAATAG
- the rpoH gene encoding RNA polymerase sigma factor RpoH: protein MTTSLQPAYALVPGANLEAYVHTVNSIPLLTPEQERELAESLYYEQDLGAARQMVLAHLRFVVHIARSYSGYGLAQADLIQEGNVGLMKAVKRFNPEMGVRLVSFAVHWIKAEIHEFILRNWRIVKVATTKAQRKLFFNLRSQKKRLAWLNNEEVHRVAESLGVEPREVREMESRLTGHDMAFDPAAEADDDSAFQSPANYLEDHRYDPARQLEDADWSDNSNHNLHEALEVLDDRSRDILYQRWLAEEKATLHDLAQKYNVSAERIRQLEKSAMNKLKLSIAA from the coding sequence ATGACCACTTCTTTGCAACCTGCTTATGCCTTGGTCCCGGGTGCGAACCTGGAAGCCTATGTGCACACGGTAAACAGCATTCCCTTGCTGACGCCCGAGCAGGAGCGTGAACTGGCCGAGAGTCTCTACTATGAGCAGGATTTGGGGGCGGCTCGGCAGATGGTGCTCGCCCACCTGCGTTTTGTCGTACATATCGCCCGTAGCTATAGCGGCTACGGGCTGGCACAGGCTGACCTGATTCAGGAAGGCAACGTTGGCCTGATGAAGGCGGTGAAGCGTTTCAACCCGGAAATGGGTGTGCGCCTGGTGTCGTTCGCCGTGCACTGGATCAAGGCGGAAATCCACGAATTCATCCTGCGCAACTGGCGCATCGTGAAAGTCGCGACCACCAAGGCCCAGCGCAAGCTGTTCTTCAACCTGCGCAGCCAGAAGAAACGCCTGGCGTGGCTGAACAACGAGGAAGTCCACCGCGTGGCCGAAAGCCTCGGCGTGGAGCCCCGTGAAGTGCGCGAGATGGAAAGTCGCCTGACCGGCCATGATATGGCCTTCGACCCGGCTGCCGAAGCAGACGACGACAGCGCCTTCCAATCGCCGGCCAATTACCTGGAAGACCACCGGTACGACCCGGCGCGTCAACTGGAAGACGCCGACTGGAGCGACAACTCCAATCACAACCTGCACGAAGCGCTGGAAGTGCTGGACGACCGCAGCCGTGACATTCTCTACCAGCGCTGGCTGGCGGAAGAAAAAGCCACGCTGCACGACCTGGCGCAGAAGTACAACGTGTCGGCCGAGCGGATTCGTCAGCTTGAGAAAAGCGCGATGAACAAGCTGAAGCTGTCGATCGCCGCCTGA
- the trmB gene encoding tRNA (guanosine(46)-N7)-methyltransferase TrmB produces the protein MTESNETPNPVEAGDESKHRRIKSFVMRAGRMTEGQQKGLNQGTSLFVLPLADAPVDFDQVFGRSAPRSLEIGFGMGHSLLEMAAAAPDQDFIGVEVHRPGVGALLNGVLTQGLTNLRVYDCDAIEVLNRCIADNSLDRLMLFFPDPWHKARHHKRRIVQASFAELVRSKLKVGGILHMATDWEPYAEYMLDVMNIAPGYRNLAEDGKCVPRPAERPITKFERRGEKLGHGVWDLKFEKLA, from the coding sequence ATGACTGAATCAAACGAAACGCCGAACCCCGTGGAAGCAGGCGACGAGTCCAAGCACCGCCGCATCAAGAGCTTCGTGATGCGCGCCGGGCGCATGACCGAAGGCCAGCAAAAAGGCCTCAACCAAGGCACGTCGCTGTTCGTGTTGCCCCTGGCCGATGCGCCGGTGGACTTCGACCAGGTGTTCGGGCGCTCGGCCCCGCGTTCCCTGGAAATCGGCTTCGGCATGGGCCATTCCCTGCTGGAAATGGCGGCGGCCGCGCCGGACCAGGATTTCATCGGTGTAGAAGTGCACCGCCCAGGTGTCGGCGCGCTGTTGAACGGCGTGCTGACCCAGGGCCTGACCAATCTGCGGGTCTACGACTGCGACGCGATTGAAGTGCTCAACCGCTGCATTGCCGACAACAGCCTCGACCGGCTGATGCTGTTCTTCCCCGACCCATGGCACAAAGCCCGTCACCACAAGCGTCGCATCGTCCAGGCTTCCTTCGCGGAACTGGTGCGCAGCAAGCTGAAAGTGGGGGGCATCCTGCACATGGCCACCGACTGGGAGCCCTATGCCGAATACATGCTGGACGTGATGAACATCGCCCCCGGCTACCGCAACCTGGCCGAAGACGGCAAATGCGTACCGCGCCCTGCGGAGCGCCCGATCACCAAGTTCGAACGCCGTGGCGAGAAGTTGGGGCATGGCGTGTGGGATTTGAAGTTCGAGAAGCTGGCCTGA
- the rdgB gene encoding RdgB/HAM1 family non-canonical purine NTP pyrophosphatase, producing MMNLTQLVLASHNAGKLKELQAMLGESVQLRSIGEFSQVEPEETGLSFVENAILKARNAARISGLPALADDSGLAVDFLGGAPGIYSARYADGKGDAANNAKLLDVLKDVPDAERGAQFVCVLALVRHADDPLPILCEGLWQGRILHAASGEHGFGYDPLFWVPERNVSSAELSPADKNQISHRARAMALLRQRLGLK from the coding sequence ATGATGAACCTTACCCAACTCGTACTGGCCAGCCACAACGCCGGCAAACTCAAGGAACTGCAGGCCATGCTCGGTGAGTCCGTGCAACTGCGCTCCATTGGCGAGTTCAGCCAGGTAGAGCCGGAAGAAACCGGCTTGTCGTTCGTTGAAAACGCCATCCTCAAGGCACGTAACGCTGCACGGATCTCCGGCCTACCGGCTTTGGCGGATGATTCTGGCCTGGCGGTAGATTTCCTCGGCGGCGCGCCGGGCATCTATTCGGCACGCTACGCCGATGGCAAGGGCGACGCGGCCAACAACGCCAAGCTGCTCGACGTCCTCAAGGACGTGCCCGATGCCGAACGTGGCGCGCAGTTCGTCTGCGTGCTGGCGCTGGTGCGGCACGCCGATGACCCGCTGCCGATCCTGTGCGAAGGCTTGTGGCAGGGTCGCATTCTGCACGCGGCCAGCGGTGAGCATGGCTTTGGCTATGACCCGCTGTTCTGGGTACCGGAGCGCAACGTCTCCAGCGCCGAACTGAGCCCGGCCGACAAGAACCAGATCAGCCACCGCGCCCGCGCCATGGCGTTGCTGCGCCAGCGTTTGGGCCTGAAATGA
- a CDS encoding YggS family pyridoxal phosphate-dependent enzyme, with protein MSTIADNIGLVSQRIRAAADAVQRDASSIHLLAVSKTKPAQAVREAFAAGMHDFGENYLQEALGKQAELTDLPLSWHFIGPIQSNKTRAIAENFAWVHSVDRLKIAQRLSEQRPADLPALNICIQVNVSGEASKSGCTPADLPVLANAISALPRLKLRGLMAIPEPTDDRAAQDAAFATVRELQASLNLPLDTLSMGMSHDLESAIAQGATWVRIGTALFGARDYGQP; from the coding sequence ATGTCGACGATAGCAGACAACATCGGCCTGGTTAGCCAGCGCATCCGCGCCGCCGCCGACGCCGTGCAGCGTGACGCAAGCAGCATCCACCTGCTGGCCGTGAGCAAGACCAAACCGGCGCAAGCCGTGCGCGAAGCCTTTGCCGCCGGGATGCATGACTTTGGTGAAAACTATCTGCAGGAAGCCCTGGGCAAACAGGCCGAATTAACCGACTTGCCCTTGAGTTGGCACTTCATCGGCCCCATTCAATCGAACAAGACTCGCGCGATCGCCGAGAACTTCGCTTGGGTGCATTCCGTGGACCGCCTGAAAATCGCACAACGTCTGTCCGAACAACGCCCTGCCGACCTGCCGGCGCTGAATATCTGCATCCAGGTCAACGTCAGTGGCGAAGCCAGCAAGTCCGGCTGTACGCCCGCCGACCTGCCGGTCCTGGCCAATGCCATCAGCGCCCTGCCGCGCCTGAAGCTGCGGGGCCTGATGGCGATCCCCGAGCCGACTGACGATCGCGCGGCGCAGGATGCGGCGTTCGCTACGGTGCGCGAGCTGCAAGCCAGCCTGAACCTGCCACTCGACACACTTTCCATGGGCATGAGCCACGACCTCGAGTCGGCCATCGCTCAAGGCGCCACCTGGGTGCGGATCGGTACCGCGCTGTTTGGCGCCCGCGACTACGGCCAGCCGTGA
- a CDS encoding DUF423 domain-containing protein, with protein sequence MLRSFLMLAAFFGFTGVALGAFAAHALKNRLSADYLAIFHTGVMYQLVHTLALFGVALLAAHIPGRLVTWAGISFVVGIVLFSGSLYLLTLTGISKLGIITPFGGLAFLLGWFFLGLLAWRLQLTA encoded by the coding sequence ATGCTGCGTAGCTTTCTGATGCTGGCTGCCTTTTTTGGCTTTACCGGTGTCGCCCTCGGCGCGTTCGCCGCCCATGCCCTGAAAAACCGCCTGAGCGCCGACTACCTGGCGATCTTTCACACCGGCGTGATGTATCAACTGGTGCATACCCTGGCGTTGTTTGGCGTGGCGCTGCTGGCCGCGCATATTCCTGGTCGACTGGTCACCTGGGCGGGCATTTCATTTGTGGTCGGCATCGTGCTGTTCTCCGGCAGCCTGTATCTGTTGACCCTGACCGGCATCAGCAAACTCGGGATCATCACGCCGTTCGGCGGGCTGGCGTTCCTGCTCGGCTGGTTTTTCCTCGGCTTGCTCGCCTGGCGCCTGCAACTGACCGCTTGA
- a CDS encoding thiazole synthase has product MSIVRSDKPFVLAGRTYQSRLLVGTGKYRDMEETRLAIEASGAEIVTFAVRRTNLGQIEGEPNLLDVLSPDRYTFLPNTAGCFDAIEAVRTCRLARELLDGHNLVKLEVLADQKTLFPNVIETLKAAETLVKEGFDVMVYTSDDPIIARQLAEIGCIAVMPLAGLIGSGLGICNPYNLQIILEEARIPVLVDAGVGTASDATIAMELGCDAVLMNSAIAHAQQPIMMAEAMQHAIVAGRLAYLAGRMPKKLYASASSPLDGLIK; this is encoded by the coding sequence ATGAGCATCGTTCGTAGCGACAAGCCTTTCGTCCTGGCCGGTCGTACCTACCAGTCCCGTCTGCTGGTCGGCACCGGCAAGTACCGCGACATGGAAGAAACCCGTCTGGCCATCGAAGCCTCGGGCGCCGAAATCGTTACCTTCGCCGTACGTCGCACCAACCTCGGCCAGATCGAGGGCGAGCCGAACCTGCTCGACGTGCTGTCGCCGGACCGCTACACCTTCCTGCCGAACACCGCTGGCTGCTTTGACGCCATCGAAGCCGTGCGCACCTGCCGCCTGGCCCGTGAGTTGCTCGACGGCCACAACCTGGTGAAGTTGGAAGTGCTGGCCGACCAGAAAACCCTGTTCCCCAACGTGATCGAAACCCTCAAGGCCGCCGAAACCCTGGTCAAGGAAGGCTTTGACGTGATGGTCTACACCAGCGATGACCCGATCATCGCCCGCCAGCTGGCGGAAATCGGCTGCATCGCGGTGATGCCGCTGGCTGGCCTGATCGGCTCCGGCCTGGGGATCTGCAACCCTTACAACCTGCAGATCATCCTTGAAGAAGCCAGGATCCCGGTGCTGGTGGATGCGGGCGTGGGCACTGCCTCCGACGCTACCATCGCCATGGAGCTGGGCTGCGACGCGGTGCTGATGAACTCGGCCATTGCCCATGCCCAGCAACCGATCATGATGGCCGAAGCCATGCAACACGCAATTGTCGCGGGCCGCCTGGCCTACCTCGCCGGGCGTATGCCGAAAAAACTCTATGCCAGCGCCTCTTCGCCGCTGGATGGCCTGATCAAGTAA
- the hemW gene encoding radical SAM family heme chaperone HemW, whose translation MTQNTSAQPLIHGGTQTPRAALPVLPPLALYIHIPWCVRKCPYCDFNSHTASNVLPEEEYVDALLADLDQDLHAVYGRALSSIFFGGGTPSLFSAATLGRLLEGVQARIPFADDIEITLEANPGTFEQEKFVAYRKLGINRLSIGIQSFQQEKLEALGRIHNGDEAVRAADMARQAGFDNFNLDLMHGLPDQSLDDALADLRQAIALKPTHLSWYQLTLEPNTVFWNQPPALPEDDTLWDIQEAGQALLAEHGYTQYEVSAYAQLGRPARHNLNYWSFGDFIGIGAGAHGKLSHPDGRIVRTWKTRAPKDYLNPAKSFQAGAKELTNEELPFEFLMNALRLTEGVDARLYAERTGLDLASLAEGRREAEQSGLMQVEPSRLAATDRGQLFLNDLLQTFLS comes from the coding sequence ATGACCCAGAACACCTCTGCGCAGCCGCTGATCCACGGTGGCACGCAAACACCCCGGGCGGCTCTGCCGGTGCTGCCGCCCCTGGCGCTGTACATTCACATTCCGTGGTGCGTACGCAAATGTCCGTATTGCGACTTCAACTCCCATACCGCAAGCAACGTGCTGCCGGAAGAAGAGTACGTGGACGCCCTGCTGGCGGACCTGGACCAGGACCTGCACGCCGTTTACGGCCGAGCGCTGAGTTCGATCTTTTTCGGCGGAGGCACCCCCAGCCTGTTCAGCGCCGCAACCTTGGGGCGCCTGCTTGAAGGCGTGCAAGCACGCATCCCGTTTGCCGACGATATCGAGATCACCCTGGAAGCCAATCCGGGCACCTTTGAGCAAGAGAAGTTCGTCGCTTATCGCAAGCTGGGGATCAATCGCCTGTCCATCGGCATCCAGAGCTTCCAGCAGGAAAAACTCGAGGCGCTGGGTCGCATTCATAATGGTGACGAAGCCGTACGTGCAGCGGATATGGCGCGCCAGGCCGGGTTCGATAACTTCAACCTGGACCTGATGCACGGTTTGCCCGATCAGTCCCTGGACGACGCCCTGGCCGATCTGCGCCAAGCCATCGCATTGAAGCCGACGCACTTGTCCTGGTACCAGTTGACCCTGGAACCCAACACGGTGTTCTGGAACCAGCCCCCTGCGCTGCCGGAAGACGACACCCTGTGGGACATCCAGGAAGCCGGCCAGGCGCTGCTCGCCGAGCACGGTTACACACAATATGAAGTGTCGGCCTATGCCCAACTCGGTCGACCGGCGCGGCATAACCTCAATTACTGGAGCTTTGGCGACTTCATCGGTATCGGTGCCGGTGCCCATGGCAAGCTCAGCCATCCGGACGGGCGCATCGTGCGCACCTGGAAAACCCGCGCACCGAAGGACTACCTCAACCCGGCCAAAAGCTTCCAGGCGGGGGCCAAAGAACTGACCAATGAAGAGCTGCCGTTCGAGTTCCTGATGAACGCCCTGCGTCTCACCGAAGGCGTAGACGCCAGGCTTTACGCCGAGCGCACCGGCCTTGACCTGGCGAGCCTCGCCGAAGGCCGCCGCGAGGCAGAACAAAGTGGCTTAATGCAGGTCGAACCGTCACGCCTGGCGGCGACCGACCGCGGGCAACTCTTTCTCAATGACCTGTTGCAGACGTTTTTGAGCTGA
- the thiS gene encoding sulfur carrier protein ThiS produces MRIQLNGEPLELPDGETVAALLTRLDLTGRRVAVELNLDIVPRSQHEGTALSEGDRVEVVHAIGGG; encoded by the coding sequence ATGCGCATTCAGTTGAACGGCGAACCCCTTGAACTGCCCGACGGTGAAACCGTCGCGGCCCTGCTGACCCGCCTGGACCTCACCGGGCGTCGTGTCGCAGTGGAGCTCAACCTGGATATCGTCCCGCGCAGCCAGCACGAAGGCACCGCGCTCAGCGAAGGTGACCGTGTCGAAGTGGTGCACGCCATCGGCGGCGGTTAG
- a CDS encoding DUF3392 domain-containing protein, translated as MDLVLDLLATVSRWSRSNLSEISLALVGCLLVLFGADIKGWIEARLGSIAGALRVPLMALVCMIGSGAALIYATPWIVRGLSQFNNYSLAPVLVVVLVLIGVVADRR; from the coding sequence ATGGATTTGGTACTCGACCTGCTCGCCACCGTATCCCGCTGGAGCCGTAGCAACCTGTCGGAAATCTCCCTGGCCTTGGTCGGTTGTTTGCTGGTGCTGTTCGGCGCTGACATCAAGGGCTGGATCGAAGCCCGCCTGGGCAGCATCGCCGGCGCGTTGCGCGTCCCCCTGATGGCGTTGGTGTGCATGATCGGCAGCGGCGCGGCGCTGATCTACGCCACGCCGTGGATCGTGCGGGGGCTGAGCCAGTTCAATAACTACAGCCTCGCGCCGGTGCTGGTGGTGGTGCTGGTGTTGATTGGCGTCGTCGCCGACCGCCGCTGA
- the mtgA gene encoding monofunctional biosynthetic peptidoglycan transglycosylase gives MLRVLFNRFLNVVKWFAIGSVLLVLLFRVVPPPFTALMVERKVESWIDGEPIDLQRSWVAWDEISDDLKVAVMASEDQRFPQHWGFDFGAIQAAIVHNERGGTIRGASTLSQQVSKNLFLWTGRSYLRKGLEAWFTGLIEVLWPKQRILEVYLNSVEWDEGVFGAQAAARHHFGVSAKGLSRQQASYLAAVLPNPRVWSASHPTAYVARRAAWIRQQMSQLGGEDYLVELNNSRKAPWSD, from the coding sequence ATGCTGCGTGTCCTCTTCAATCGCTTTCTCAACGTCGTGAAATGGTTCGCCATCGGCAGTGTGCTGCTGGTGCTGCTGTTTCGCGTCGTACCGCCGCCGTTCACTGCGCTGATGGTGGAGCGCAAGGTCGAATCCTGGATCGACGGCGAACCTATTGACCTGCAGCGCAGCTGGGTGGCGTGGGACGAGATTTCCGACGACCTCAAAGTGGCGGTGATGGCCAGTGAAGACCAGCGTTTCCCGCAACACTGGGGCTTCGACTTTGGCGCGATTCAGGCGGCGATCGTGCATAACGAGCGCGGCGGTACCATTCGCGGCGCCAGCACCTTGAGCCAGCAGGTGTCGAAGAACCTGTTCCTGTGGACCGGCCGCAGTTATCTGCGCAAGGGCCTGGAAGCCTGGTTTACCGGGTTAATCGAGGTGCTGTGGCCCAAGCAGCGCATCCTTGAGGTGTACCTCAACAGCGTGGAGTGGGACGAGGGTGTGTTCGGTGCGCAAGCAGCGGCGCGGCATCATTTCGGGGTGAGCGCCAAAGGGCTGTCGCGTCAGCAGGCCAGCTACCTGGCGGCGGTGTTGCCGAACCCACGGGTGTGGAGTGCCAGCCATCCAACCGCCTATGTGGCGCGGCGCGCGGCGTGGATTCGCCAGCAAATGAGTCAGTTGGGTGGCGAGGACTATTTGGTCGAGTTGAACAACTCCCGCAAGGCTCCCTGGTCCGACTGA
- a CDS encoding homoserine O-acetyltransferase produces the protein MPTAFPPDSVGLVVPQMAHFSEPLALACGRSLPAYDLIYETYGQLNATASNAVLICHALSGHHHAAGFHSVDERKPGWWDSCIGPGKPIDTNKFFVVSLNNLGGCNGSTGPSSLNPETGKPFGADFPVLTVEDWVHSQARLADLLGIGQWAAVIGGSLGGMQALQWTITYPDRVRHCLAIASAPKLSAQNIAFNEVARQAILTDPEFHGGSFQEAGVIPKRGLMLARMVGHITYLSDDSMGEKFGRGLKSEKLNYDFHSVEFQVESYLRYQGEEFSGRFDANTYLLMTKALDYFDPAANFNDDLAKTFEQATAKFCVMSFTTDWRFSPARSRELVDALMAARKDVCYLEIDAPQGHDAFLIPIPRYLQAFSNYMNRITLI, from the coding sequence ATGCCAACTGCCTTCCCCCCCGATTCCGTTGGACTGGTCGTGCCCCAAATGGCGCACTTCAGCGAACCCTTGGCCCTGGCCTGCGGCCGTTCGCTGCCCGCCTACGACCTGATCTACGAAACCTACGGCCAACTCAACGCCACGGCGAGCAACGCCGTGCTGATCTGCCACGCCTTGTCCGGCCACCATCACGCTGCGGGCTTCCACAGCGTCGACGAGCGCAAGCCCGGTTGGTGGGACAGCTGCATCGGCCCCGGCAAGCCCATCGACACCAACAAGTTCTTCGTGGTCAGCCTGAACAACCTCGGCGGCTGCAACGGTTCCACCGGCCCCAGCAGCCTCAACCCGGAGACCGGCAAGCCCTTCGGCGCCGACTTCCCGGTACTCACCGTGGAAGACTGGGTGCACAGCCAGGCGCGCCTCGCCGACCTGCTGGGCATCGGCCAATGGGCGGCCGTGATCGGTGGCAGCCTGGGCGGCATGCAAGCCCTGCAATGGACCATCACCTACCCGGATCGCGTGCGCCACTGCCTCGCGATCGCCTCGGCGCCCAAGTTGTCGGCGCAGAACATTGCCTTCAACGAAGTGGCGCGCCAGGCCATCCTCACTGACCCGGAGTTCCACGGTGGTTCGTTCCAGGAAGCGGGGGTGATCCCCAAGCGTGGCCTGATGCTGGCGCGGATGGTCGGGCACATCACCTACCTGTCCGATGATTCCATGGGCGAGAAATTCGGCCGTGGCCTCAAGAGCGAGAAGCTCAACTACGACTTCCACAGCGTCGAGTTCCAGGTGGAAAGCTACCTGCGTTATCAGGGCGAGGAGTTCTCCGGGCGTTTCGACGCCAACACCTACCTGCTGATGACCAAGGCGCTGGACTACTTCGACCCGGCCGCGAACTTCAATGACGACCTGGCGAAAACCTTCGAGCAGGCCACGGCCAAGTTCTGCGTAATGTCGTTCACCACCGACTGGCGCTTCTCGCCGGCGCGCTCACGCGAGCTGGTGGACGCCCTGATGGCTGCGCGCAAAGACGTCTGCTACCTGGAGATCGATGCACCGCAAGGCCACGACGCCTTCCTGATTCCGATCCCGCGTTACTTGCAGGCGTTCAGCAACTACATGAACCGCATTACGCTTATATGA
- a CDS encoding YggT family protein — protein sequence MLGINDAAIFIIQTLGSLYLLIVLMRFILQLVRANFYNPLCQFVVKATQPLLKPLRRVIPSLFGLDMSSLVLALLLQILLFVVILMLNGYQAFTVLLLPWALIGIFSLFLKIIFWSMIISVILSWVAPGSRSPGAELVYQITEPVLAPFRRLIPNLGGLDISPIFAFIAIQLIQSWVIPRLAFYAFMPKELFGLI from the coding sequence ATGCTCGGAATCAATGACGCTGCCATCTTCATCATCCAGACCCTGGGCAGCCTGTACCTGCTGATCGTGCTGATGCGCTTTATCCTGCAACTGGTGCGGGCGAACTTCTACAACCCGTTGTGCCAGTTCGTGGTCAAGGCCACCCAACCACTGCTCAAGCCGCTGCGCCGGGTGATACCGAGCCTGTTCGGGCTGGACATGTCGTCGCTGGTACTGGCACTGCTGCTGCAGATCCTGCTGTTCGTGGTGATTCTGATGCTCAACGGCTACCAGGCCTTCACGGTGCTGCTGTTGCCATGGGCGCTGATCGGCATTTTCTCGCTGTTTTTGAAGATCATCTTCTGGTCGATGATCATCAGCGTGATCCTCTCGTGGGTTGCCCCCGGCAGCCGCAGCCCAGGCGCCGAGTTGGTCTACCAGATCACCGAACCGGTGCTGGCGCCGTTCCGCCGCCTGATCCCCAACCTGGGCGGTCTGGATATTTCGCCGATCTTCGCGTTTATCGCGATCCAGCTGATCCAGAGCTGGGTGATTCCACGGCTGGCGTTTTATGCGTTCATGCCCAAAGAGCTGTTCGGCCTGATCTGA
- a CDS encoding DUF4426 domain-containing protein: MSRLAVFLLTACLGASAMAAHAIDANRKKDFGDITVHYNTFTSSFLPPETAQNVGIVRSKEKGLINVTVIKGVTPVAAQVTGTIKDLGGKSEILTFKQIEEKGGISYLAPYSVTQREYKTFTINVETGGKAHGFQFNQELFPAE, from the coding sequence ATGAGTCGTTTGGCTGTTTTTCTCCTGACCGCCTGCCTGGGCGCCAGCGCCATGGCTGCGCACGCTATCGACGCTAACCGCAAGAAAGACTTTGGCGATATTACCGTTCACTACAACACCTTCACCTCCAGCTTCCTGCCACCCGAGACCGCCCAGAACGTCGGCATCGTGCGCAGCAAGGAAAAGGGCTTGATCAATGTGACCGTGATCAAGGGCGTCACACCGGTCGCAGCCCAGGTAACCGGTACCATCAAAGACCTGGGCGGCAAGAGCGAAATCCTGACCTTCAAGCAAATCGAAGAGAAAGGCGGCATCAGCTACCTCGCGCCCTACTCGGTGACGCAGCGGGAATACAAGACGTTCACCATCAACGTTGAAACCGGTGGCAAGGCCCATGGTTTCCAATTCAACCAAGAACTGTTCCCGGCCGAATGA
- the metW gene encoding methionine biosynthesis protein MetW, whose protein sequence is MRADLEIIQDWIPAGSRVLDLGCGDGELLSWLRDNKQVTGYGLENDPDNIAQCVAKGINVIEQDLDKGLGNFASDSFDIVVMTQALQAVHYPDRILDEMLRVGRQCIITFPNFGHWRCRWYLATKGRMPVSDFLPYTWYNTPNIHFCTFEDFEALCGEREAKVINRLAVDQQHRHGWASKLWPNLLGEIGIYRVSSPGLTDHKIAV, encoded by the coding sequence ATGAGAGCCGACCTGGAAATCATCCAAGACTGGATCCCCGCCGGCAGCCGCGTGCTCGACCTGGGCTGCGGTGATGGCGAGCTGCTGAGCTGGCTGCGCGACAACAAGCAAGTCACCGGCTACGGCCTGGAAAACGACCCGGACAACATCGCCCAGTGCGTGGCCAAGGGCATCAACGTGATCGAGCAGGACCTGGACAAGGGCCTGGGCAACTTTGCCAGCGACAGCTTCGACATCGTGGTGATGACCCAGGCCCTGCAAGCAGTGCACTACCCGGACCGTATCCTCGACGAAATGCTGCGCGTCGGCCGCCAGTGCATCATCACCTTCCCCAACTTCGGGCACTGGCGCTGCCGCTGGTACCTGGCCACCAAGGGCCGCATGCCGGTATCGGACTTCCTGCCGTACACCTGGTACAACACGCCGAACATCCACTTTTGCACCTTCGAAGACTTCGAAGCCCTGTGTGGCGAGCGTGAGGCCAAGGTGATCAACCGCCTTGCCGTCGATCAACAACATCGCCACGGCTGGGCGAGTAAGCTATGGCCCAACCTGTTGGGCGAAATCGGTATCTACCGGGTCAGCAGCCCTGGCCTGACCGACCACAAGATTGCCGTCTAA